A stretch of DNA from Sphingomonas ginkgonis:
GGGACGATGCCGAGGAGCGGCTGCGGGCCTATATGACCGCCGAGCTGCCGCCGCACATGCGCCCGGCGCGGGTGGAGTGGCGGGAGGCACTCCCGGTAGGGCCGAACGGGAAGCTGGACCGGGCGGCGCTGAAGGCCGATCTCGACGCTCAGTAAAGGGCTTCGACGAAGTAGAGGCCGTCCGGGGGCGCGTTGAAGCCGAGGGCGCTGCGGTCGCGGGCCTCCAGCGCCGAGCGCATGTCGGACGGCGTCCATTGTCCTTGACCGACCAGCGCCAAGCAGCCGACCATCGAGCGGACCTGGTGGTGGAGGAAGCTGCGCGCGGCGGCGTGGACGTGGAGCTCCTCGCCGACCCGCTCGACGTCGAGCCGGTCGAGCGTCTTGACCGGGCTGTCGCTCTGGCAATGGACCGAGCGGAAGGTCGTGAAGTCGTGGTTTCCGAGCAGCATGGATGCCGCTTCGCGCATCGCGTCGAGGTTCAGCGCGGGTCCGATCCGCCACGCCTTGCCCTTGTCGAGGGTGAGCGGCGCGCGGCGGTTGGCGATCCGGTACAAGTAGCGGCGGCCGCGGCAGGAGAAGCGGGCGTGCCAGTCGTTGGCGACCGGCTCGCAGTGGAGCACGGCGACCGGATCGGGCCGGAGCAGCGCATTCAGCCCCTCGCGCAGGCGGTGCGGGGAGAGGTCGCGGGCGAGGTCGAGGTGGGCGGCCATGCCGAGTGCGTGGACCCCGGCGTCGGTGCGGCCGGCGGCGTGGGCCGTCACCGCTTCGCCGGTCATCGCACTCGCGGCGCGCTCGACCGCGGCCTGCACGCTCGGCCCATGGTCCTGGCGCTGCCAGCCCATGAACGGCGCGCCGTCCCACTCGAGGATCAGCTTCCAGCGGGTCACGGAAGGCGGGTGCCCGGCGGGATGGCGAAGCCGCGGAGCAGCTCGTCGGGTCGCATCGGCCCGCGACCGGCACGCTGGACAAGGGTCGGGCGGAGCGCGCCGGAGCCGGAAGCGATCGTCAGCTGGTCGTCGAGCAGGGTGCCGGGCGGAGCGCCGCCGTCGACGATGTCCGCGGCGAGCAGCTTCACCCGCTCGCCGTTCGCCTCGAACCAGGCGCCGGGCGCGGGAGCGAAGGCGCGGACCTGCCGCTCGAGCTCGGGAGCGGGGCGGGTCCAGTCGAGGCGGAGCTCGGCCTTGTCGATCTTGGCGGCGTAGGTGACGCCCGCGTCGGGCTGGTCCTGCGGGACATAGTCGCCCGGCTCGGCGAGCCAGCGGAGCATCAGCTCGGCGCCAAGTTTCGCCAGTTCGTCCGTGAGTTGGCCACCGGTCTTGCCATCGATGCTCACCTCTTGCGCCAGCAGCATCGGGCCGGTGTCGAGCCCGGCCTCCATCTCCATGATGGTGACGCCGGTCGTCTCGTCGCCGGCAAGCACGGCGCGGTGGATCGGCGCGGCGCCGCGCCAGCGCGGGAGCAGCGAGGCGTGGACGTTGACGCAGCCGAGCATGGGGGCGGCGAGGATC
This window harbors:
- the truA gene encoding tRNA pseudouridine(38-40) synthase TruA, with amino-acid sequence MTRWKLILEWDGAPFMGWQRQDHGPSVQAAVERAASAMTGEAVTAHAAGRTDAGVHALGMAAHLDLARDLSPHRLREGLNALLRPDPVAVLHCEPVANDWHARFSCRGRRYLYRIANRRAPLTLDKGKAWRIGPALNLDAMREAASMLLGNHDFTTFRSVHCQSDSPVKTLDRLDVERVGEELHVHAAARSFLHHQVRSMVGCLALVGQGQWTPSDMRSALEARDRSALGFNAPPDGLYFVEALY
- the fmt gene encoding methionyl-tRNA formyltransferase, translating into MRIIFMGSPDFAVPTLDALVGAGHEIAAVYCQPPRPAQRGKKLQPTPVHARAEALGLPVRHPASLKSPEEQKAFDDLDADVAVVAAYGLILPPPILAAPMLGCVNVHASLLPRWRGAAPIHRAVLAGDETTGVTIMEMEAGLDTGPMLLAQEVSIDGKTGGQLTDELAKLGAELMLRWLAEPGDYVPQDQPDAGVTYAAKIDKAELRLDWTRPAPELERQVRAFAPAPGAWFEANGERVKLLAADIVDGGAPPGTLLDDQLTIASGSGALRPTLVQRAGRGPMRPDELLRGFAIPPGTRLP